The segment GCCGGCGGCGCCTGGGACAACGCCAAGAAGTTCATCGAGGGGGGCGCCCTGGGAGGCAAGGGCTCCGACCCCCACCGGGCGGCGGTGGTGGGCGACACCGTGGGCGACCCCTTCAAGGACACGGCGGGCCCGTCCCTGAACATCCTGATCAAGCTGATGTCCGTGGTGGCCCTGGTCTTCGCGCCCCTCTTCCTGCGGCTGGGCGGCTAGGCGCCGGGACCGCGGCGCGGCGGGCGTAGGCCGGCGGCCGCCGGCCGTGTATCATGGGGACAGGCAGGGCGTGCCAGGGTCGGGCGAGCCGGCCCCGGCCCGGTCCCCCGGGGACCGGCGCCTGCCGGACTGCGGGTCCTGGGCCGTTCCCGGGCCCGGGAGGGACCTTCATTTGGCAAGGCGGAGAAGGAAGCAGGGCGAGACCACAACCGGCCTCGCGGCCCAGGCTGCCGGCCGGGACGAACAGGCCCCGGCCGGCCCGGCAGCCGGCGCCGGCCTGGAGCAGCCCGAGCGGGCTGCCGCCGGGGAAGGGACGGGGGCGGCGGGCGCAGCGTCCACCGGTGCCACCCCGGCCGCTGGGGCCACCCCCGCCGCCGGTGGCCCGGCGGCCGCCCCGGCGGCGGTGGCCCGCTGGGAAGAGCGCATCGTCGCCTTCATGCGGGAAAAGGCCTACCGCCCCCTGACGGCGAGCCAGCTGGCCGCGGCCCTGGGCGTGGAAGACGCCGCGGCGGATGCCGCCTTCCGCGCCGCCCTGGAGCGGCTGGAGGCCGAGGGCCGGGTCGTCCGCACCCGCACCCGCCGCTACGGCGTCCCCGAGCGGATGAACCTGGCCGTGGGCGTGCTGCAGGGACACCCCAAAGGCTATGCCTTCCTCATCCAGCCCGACGGGGACGACGTCTTCATCCCGGCGGAAAACCTCAACGGGGCCATGCACCGGGACCGGGTGGTGGTGCGGCTGGTGGGCCGCGCCCGGGGCGGGCGGAAGGCCGAGGGCGAGGTCATCCGCATCCTGGAGCGGGCCAACCGCGAGCTGGTGGGGCGCCTGGAGTGGCACGGGGGCGAGGCAGGCTACGGTTATGTCACCCCCGTGGACCAGCGGGTGTTCTGGGACGTCTTCATCCCCCAGGGCCGGCTGGGCGGCGCCCAGGCCGGCGACATGGTGGTGGTGGAGATCACCCGCTGGCCGGAGAAGCGGCGCGGCCCCGAAGGCCGGGTGGTGCGGGTGCTGGGCCCGGCCGATGCGCCGGGCGTCGACGTGGCGGCCATCGTCGCCAAGGCGGGCCTGCGGGTGGAATTCCCGCCGGCGGCCCTGGCCCAGGCGGAGCAGGTGCCCGAGAAGGTCACCGCCCGCGACCGCCGGGGCCGGCGCGACCTGCGCGACTGGCTGATCGTCACCATCGACGGCGCCGACGCCAAGGACCTGGACGACGCGGTCTCTCTGGAGCGGCTGCCCGAGGGCGGCGAGGCGGCCTGGCGGCTGGGCGTCCACATCGCCGACGTGTCCCACTACATCCCCGAGGGCAGCCCGCTGGACCTGGAGGCGCGCCGCCGGGCCACCAGCGTCTACCTGGTGGACCGGGTGGTGCCCATGCTGCCGCCCCGCCTATCCAACGGCATCTGCAGCCTGAACCCGCGGGTCGACCGGCTGACCGTCACGGTGCTGATGGACTTCGACGCCCGGGGGCGGCGGGTCGGTTACGAGATCTTCCCCAG is part of the Thermaerobacter subterraneus DSM 13965 genome and harbors:
- the rnr gene encoding ribonuclease R, producing MARRRRKQGETTTGLAAQAAGRDEQAPAGPAAGAGLEQPERAAAGEGTGAAGAASTGATPAAGATPAAGGPAAAPAAVARWEERIVAFMREKAYRPLTASQLAAALGVEDAAADAAFRAALERLEAEGRVVRTRTRRYGVPERMNLAVGVLQGHPKGYAFLIQPDGDDVFIPAENLNGAMHRDRVVVRLVGRARGGRKAEGEVIRILERANRELVGRLEWHGGEAGYGYVTPVDQRVFWDVFIPQGRLGGAQAGDMVVVEITRWPEKRRGPEGRVVRVLGPADAPGVDVAAIVAKAGLRVEFPPAALAQAEQVPEKVTARDRRGRRDLRDWLIVTIDGADAKDLDDAVSLERLPEGGEAAWRLGVHIADVSHYIPEGSPLDLEARRRATSVYLVDRVVPMLPPRLSNGICSLNPRVDRLTVTVLMDFDARGRRVGYEIFPSVIRTRHRLTYEGVQRMLEGDPADPEVRALRQKHADVLPMLEDMARLSARLAARRERRGSIDFDIAEVKVVLDEQGMPRELLRRERTVATRIIEEFMIAANETVAEHCHWRQAPFLYRVHEEPDPDEVEELAAFLTILGYHLPPRRKLHPRLFQQVLKQVEGRPEEYLVNAVVLRTMKRARYATEALGHFGLAARFYCHFTSPIRRYPDLVVHRIVKELVARGTLPAARVDQLEALLPEIADHCSQQERVAEEAERESVDLKKVQFMADKVGETYRGIISGVTSFGLFVTLPNLVEGLVHVSTLTDDYYHYEEKLYSLVGERTRRTFRLGDEVEVVVAAVHPQTRTIDLVLAELAGELEDDAGRTGRGGRRRGGAATTQAERGKKAARTAAAAAPAAARSNGGKGRERRAHGGTGRRSAPGGGKSKGTS